The proteins below come from a single Chryseobacterium sp. MA9 genomic window:
- a CDS encoding nucleotidyltransferase domain-containing protein: MTPKILEKIKEVEASRGVKVLLAVESGSRAWGFASPDSDYDIRFIYRHEKDWYLSPWDKDETIEFMTEDDLDGSGWDLRKTFHLLLKSNAALLSWFYSPIVYKADERFVELFKPLADACFSPVAVSYHYLSMSKKYLEACRSDEVKLKSYFYCLRTTLTGKWIIEKGTVPPVLFSDLLVLTDNSTRRKIEDLVALKATKGESYYHPNDWELFEFLEKTIAENEEKSKNLSGGKADKTEMERVFREILK, from the coding sequence ATGACACCAAAAATACTTGAAAAAATAAAAGAAGTTGAGGCAAGTCGGGGCGTAAAAGTCCTTCTTGCCGTAGAATCAGGGAGCAGAGCATGGGGTTTTGCGTCTCCTGACAGTGATTATGATATACGTTTTATATACCGTCATGAAAAAGACTGGTATCTTTCTCCCTGGGATAAGGATGAAACCATAGAATTTATGACAGAAGATGATCTGGACGGTTCCGGCTGGGATCTGCGAAAGACTTTTCACCTGTTGCTGAAATCGAACGCAGCTTTGCTGAGCTGGTTCTATTCTCCTATCGTTTATAAAGCGGATGAAAGGTTTGTAGAACTCTTTAAACCCTTAGCTGATGCCTGCTTTTCTCCGGTAGCGGTTTCTTATCATTATCTGAGCATGAGCAAGAAATATCTGGAAGCATGCAGAAGTGATGAAGTAAAATTAAAAAGTTACTTTTATTGCTTAAGAACAACATTAACAGGAAAATGGATCATAGAAAAAGGAACGGTTCCGCCTGTATTGTTCAGTGATCTGCTTGTTTTAACAGATAATTCAACCAGACGAAAAATAGAAGATCTCGTTGCCTTAAAAGCAACCAAAGGAGAATCTTACTACCATCCAAACGATTGGGAACTGTTTGAATTTCTGGAGAAAACAATCGCTGAAAATGAAGAAAAATCGAAAAACTTATCAGGAGGAAAGGCGGATAAGACGGAGATGGAGAGGGTTTTTAGGGAGATATTGAAATAG
- the cobT gene encoding nicotinate-nucleotide--dimethylbenzimidazole phosphoribosyltransferase produces the protein MLSSELRHKIDFKTKPLGALGHLEHLAHKIGMVQKTTSPQLSNPHMVVFAADHGIATAGVSAYPQEVTYQMVMNFLGGGAAINVFCRQNDIKIKVVDAGVNFDFPEGLNLVDKKVRKSSRNILEEPAMTSEEYQQALKNGKAVVNDIAKKGCNIIGFGEMGIGNTSASSLMMSKLFDIPITNCIGRGTGLNDHQLQNKIHILTKAIEKYPAEMSEDEIAQTFGGLEIVQMIGAIEEAYHHNMLIMVDGFIATVAVATVWKKNPEILNNCIFCHVSNENAHPQLLGLMREKAILNLNLRLGEGTGCALAYPIIQSAVNFLNEMSSFEDAHISNKSS, from the coding sequence ATGTTATCATCAGAATTACGGCATAAAATTGATTTTAAAACAAAACCATTAGGAGCATTAGGACATTTGGAACACCTTGCACACAAAATCGGAATGGTTCAGAAAACCACTTCACCACAGTTATCAAATCCTCATATGGTAGTTTTTGCGGCCGATCATGGGATTGCCACAGCCGGGGTAAGTGCCTACCCACAGGAGGTAACGTATCAGATGGTCATGAATTTTCTGGGTGGAGGTGCGGCCATCAATGTTTTTTGCAGGCAGAATGATATTAAAATTAAAGTTGTAGACGCCGGAGTAAATTTTGATTTTCCGGAAGGCCTGAATCTGGTGGATAAAAAAGTCAGAAAGTCCAGCCGTAATATTCTGGAAGAACCTGCCATGACTTCCGAAGAATATCAGCAGGCGCTTAAAAATGGAAAAGCAGTGGTGAATGATATTGCGAAAAAAGGCTGCAATATTATCGGCTTCGGTGAAATGGGAATCGGGAATACTTCCGCTTCTTCATTGATGATGAGCAAACTGTTTGACATTCCAATTACAAACTGTATTGGACGCGGAACAGGTTTGAATGACCATCAGCTTCAGAATAAGATTCATATTTTAACGAAAGCCATAGAAAAATATCCGGCTGAAATGAGTGAGGATGAAATTGCTCAAACCTTTGGCGGATTAGAAATTGTACAAATGATCGGAGCAATTGAAGAAGCTTATCACCATAACATGCTGATTATGGTAGATGGATTTATTGCAACGGTAGCTGTAGCCACGGTCTGGAAAAAGAATCCTGAGATCCTGAACAACTGTATATTTTGCCATGTAAGTAATGAAAATGCCCATCCTCAGCTATTGGGACTGATGAGGGAGAAAGCTATTCTAAATCTCAACCTGCGTCTTGGTGAAGGAACAGGCTGTGCATTGGCCTATCCCATTATTCAAAGTGCAGTTAATTTCCTGAATGAGATGTCAAGCTTTGAAGATGCTCATATTTCCAATAAATCATCTTAA
- a CDS encoding adenosylcobinamide-GDP ribazoletransferase, with protein sequence MKVLKNELIYFATALMFFTRIPVPFTIPYSSEIMNKSQKYFAWVGLVIGFINALILYLSMMLFNLEIGIVVMMISSVLLTGAFHEDGFTDMCDSFGGGYGKEKILTIMKDSRVGAYGTIGIILLFALKFYSIQALGAVAPLRVLGIIILAHTVSRFISGTMIYTHQYVTDIDVSKSKPLANKPLDKMALWIGFISILIAFTLIPDWHLIFAFALAYLGKMYMGWYFKKHIGGYTGDCLGSVQQVCEVLFYLGTIIVWKFI encoded by the coding sequence ATGAAAGTCCTCAAAAATGAACTGATCTATTTTGCAACAGCCCTGATGTTTTTTACAAGAATTCCGGTTCCGTTTACCATTCCGTATTCCAGTGAGATTATGAATAAATCTCAAAAATACTTTGCATGGGTTGGGTTGGTAATAGGATTCATTAATGCATTAATTCTTTATCTTTCTATGATGCTCTTTAATCTTGAAATCGGGATTGTTGTAATGATGATTTCCAGTGTTTTGCTAACCGGAGCGTTTCATGAAGATGGCTTTACGGATATGTGCGACAGTTTCGGAGGCGGATATGGAAAAGAAAAAATCCTGACCATTATGAAAGACAGTCGGGTAGGGGCGTACGGAACTATTGGTATTATCCTGCTTTTTGCTTTGAAATTCTACAGTATTCAGGCTTTGGGAGCCGTTGCACCATTGAGAGTTTTAGGTATTATCATTTTAGCTCACACTGTAAGCCGATTTATTTCGGGAACAATGATTTATACCCATCAATATGTGACTGATATTGATGTCAGCAAATCGAAACCTTTAGCTAATAAGCCCTTGGATAAAATGGCTTTATGGATAGGCTTTATCAGTATTTTAATTGCATTTACCCTAATTCCTGACTGGCATTTAATTTTCGCTTTTGCTCTGGCGTATCTGGGGAAAATGTATATGGGCTGGTATTTTAAAAAACATATTGGCGGGTACACCGGAGATTGTCTTGGATCTGTACAGCAGGTTTGTGAAGTTTTATTTTATTTAGGAACAATCATCGTATGGAAGTTCATTTAA
- the cobC gene encoding alpha-ribazole phosphatase family protein, translated as MEVHLIRHTAVENPENLCYGFAEMPLRKNYIEDFKTLAIDKDYDLIVSSPSERCLFLADYFKSEYQTDERLREMNFGSWEMKKWTDIPEEEINPWYKDFIHTNASGGENLLEMQTRVLSFWNEFIQRKDIEKALIVTHAGVIRLILQAVLQFPLENMFSIQIDYGKKTILNVKNEILSIKNINI; from the coding sequence ATGGAAGTTCATTTAATCCGTCATACTGCAGTAGAAAATCCTGAAAACCTGTGTTATGGTTTTGCTGAAATGCCTTTAAGAAAAAATTATATTGAAGATTTTAAAACGTTAGCCATAGATAAGGATTATGACCTAATTGTTTCAAGTCCTTCTGAGCGCTGCCTTTTTTTAGCTGATTATTTTAAGTCTGAATATCAAACAGATGAAAGGCTTCGCGAAATGAATTTCGGGAGCTGGGAAATGAAAAAATGGACTGATATTCCGGAAGAAGAAATTAATCCCTGGTACAAAGATTTTATTCATACAAACGCTTCAGGAGGTGAAAATCTTCTCGAAATGCAAACCCGCGTTCTCAGTTTCTGGAATGAATTTATTCAGAGAAAAGATATAGAAAAAGCGCTCATCGTTACCCATGCCGGAGTCATTCGTTTGATTCTTCAGGCTGTACTTCAGTTTCCGCTGGAGAATATGTTCAGTATTCAGATTGATTATGGAAAAAAGACCATTTTGAACGTTAAAAACGAAATACTTTCAATTAAAAACATCAATATATAG
- a CDS encoding RtcB family protein, with the protein MGTQGDGNHFLFVGISKNTGNTMMVTHHGSRAPGAALYDKGMKTANRFRQEISPETLKENAWIPYDTEEGKSYWEALQLIRQWTKENHTSLHDAVLNKLEMEKENRYWNEHNFVFKDGDLFYHAKGATPLDDKFMPDITGPRLIPLNMAEPVLIVQGKTNERNIGFAPHGAGRNFSRSQHKRSLAHKTTEEIFKEETEGLDIRFYSNEVDISELPSAYKSAKNVRAQIEEYGLCEVLDEVMPYGCIMAGDVEKNAPWKRKKKYRKA; encoded by the coding sequence ATGGGAACTCAGGGAGACGGAAACCACTTCCTTTTCGTTGGAATTTCTAAAAATACAGGAAATACCATGATGGTTACGCACCACGGATCAAGAGCTCCGGGAGCAGCATTATATGATAAAGGGATGAAGACTGCCAACCGTTTCAGACAGGAAATTTCTCCTGAAACATTGAAAGAAAATGCCTGGATTCCTTATGATACTGAAGAAGGTAAATCTTATTGGGAAGCGCTGCAATTAATAAGACAATGGACAAAAGAAAACCATACTTCTCTTCACGATGCCGTGCTGAACAAGCTGGAAATGGAAAAAGAAAACAGGTATTGGAATGAACATAACTTCGTTTTCAAAGATGGAGACCTGTTCTATCATGCAAAAGGAGCAACTCCGCTGGATGATAAATTCATGCCCGATATCACTGGACCAAGACTGATTCCGTTGAATATGGCAGAACCAGTATTGATTGTCCAGGGAAAAACAAATGAAAGAAACATAGGTTTTGCACCGCATGGAGCCGGAAGAAACTTCAGCAGAAGCCAGCATAAAAGATCATTGGCTCATAAAACAACTGAGGAAATCTTCAAAGAGGAAACAGAAGGATTGGATATCCGTTTCTACTCCAATGAAGTAGATATTTCTGAGCTTCCAAGCGCTTATAAAAGTGCTAAGAATGTAAGAGCTCAGATTGAGGAATACGGACTTTGTGAAGTTCTGGATGAAGTGATGCCTTACGGATGTATTATGGCCGGAGATGTTGAGAAAAATGCACCATGGAAGAGAAAGAAGAAATATAGAAAAGCATAA
- a CDS encoding HopJ type III effector protein — MVLLEQLKHFPETIQFGDVIAHIDDHYEFTPTAFQNGDTTNQAGQNNGTCKVFSFASIQDLTKEETLWLFGEFYREDVLKNPDGIDHQNIRNFMKFGWEGITFDENALKEK; from the coding sequence ATGGTACTATTAGAACAATTAAAACATTTCCCGGAAACCATCCAATTTGGTGACGTTATTGCGCACATTGATGATCATTATGAGTTTACACCTACAGCTTTTCAAAACGGAGATACAACGAATCAGGCAGGACAGAACAATGGCACGTGTAAAGTTTTCAGTTTCGCAAGCATCCAGGATCTGACTAAAGAAGAAACACTTTGGCTCTTTGGAGAATTCTATAGGGAAGATGTTTTGAAAAACCCCGATGGAATTGATCATCAGAATATCAGAAACTTTATGAAGTTTGGCTGGGAGGGAATTACTTTTGACGAAAATGCCTTAAAAGAAAAATAG
- a CDS encoding YafY family protein: MSSNKNALIRYKTLDKCLKNKYKKYTLEDLIDECSEALFEFEGKESYVSKRTVQLDLQNMRSEKFGYEAPIEVYERKYYRYSDPDYSIHNISVNESDLKAMNNAVQILKQFKDFSMFKEMNGVIQKLEDSIHATNQKSIIHLDKNEQLKGLEHIDILYESIANKKVLKILYKSFTARESNLFTVHPQLLKEFNNRWFLICLYKQKMYNLALDRMENIETDESLPYIDKDLDGDEYFKDIVGVTVSESMDPRNVIFWVDSGNAPYVKTKPLHKSQEIIREDQDGTLFKICVQINFELERLLLGFGNSLIVHKPKKLRVKMEEKFNEGSKNYQNLVIPEEM; this comes from the coding sequence ATGTCATCCAATAAAAACGCTCTGATCCGGTATAAAACATTAGACAAATGTCTTAAAAACAAATATAAAAAATATACGCTTGAAGATCTCATTGATGAATGCTCAGAAGCATTATTTGAATTTGAAGGGAAAGAATCTTATGTAAGCAAACGGACGGTTCAGCTCGATCTTCAGAATATGCGGAGTGAGAAATTCGGATATGAAGCTCCTATTGAAGTCTACGAAAGAAAATATTACCGCTACAGTGATCCAGACTACAGTATTCATAATATCTCTGTGAATGAAAGTGATCTGAAGGCTATGAACAATGCGGTTCAGATTTTAAAACAGTTCAAAGACTTTTCTATGTTCAAAGAGATGAATGGTGTCATTCAGAAACTGGAAGACTCAATCCATGCAACCAACCAGAAATCGATTATTCACCTGGATAAGAATGAACAGCTGAAAGGCCTGGAGCATATTGATATTCTGTATGAAAGTATAGCGAATAAAAAAGTACTGAAGATTCTTTACAAAAGCTTTACGGCAAGAGAATCCAATCTATTTACTGTACACCCGCAGCTGTTGAAGGAATTCAACAACCGTTGGTTTCTGATCTGTCTTTATAAACAGAAAATGTACAATCTGGCTTTGGACAGGATGGAAAATATTGAAACAGATGAAAGTCTTCCGTATATTGATAAGGATCTGGATGGAGATGAATATTTCAAAGATATTGTAGGAGTTACAGTTTCGGAATCAATGGATCCGAGAAATGTGATTTTCTGGGTAGATTCTGGAAATGCTCCTTATGTGAAGACCAAACCGCTGCACAAAAGCCAGGAAATTATCAGGGAAGATCAGGATGGTACTTTATTCAAAATATGTGTTCAGATCAATTTTGAGCTGGAGAGACTATTGCTTGGATTCGGGAACTCTCTGATTGTTCATAAGCCTAAAAAATTAAGAGTGAAAATGGAAGAGAAATTCAATGAAGGAAGTAAAAACTATCAGAATCTGGTGATTCCTGAGGAGATGTAA
- a CDS encoding DUF1501 domain-containing protein, which yields MLIKRREFLKISSLATASMLMPNFLKAMTLDEALNPNQNILVVLQFTGGNDGLNTIIPAKNDIYFRERKTLAIQDSIPLTDEAGINPSLSYFKELFDHGELSVMNNVGYPNPDKSHFRSMDIWQSASRSDQFLETGWLGRFLDEECYRCDHPTQALEVDDMLSLALKGENNKAFAFKDPKRLYQTSQEKYFKSLYDHHHDDETVSYLYQTLGSTINNADYIFEKSKAKKTEQIYPNSQLGKDFKTVASLIKSDINTQVYYLSIGSFDTHVNQNDRQKKLFNDINEAVKSFVTDMKSNGLFNNILLMTFSEFGRRVAQNASNGTDHGTANQMFFISGNLKKKGILNALPDLQNLNEGDLIYKEDFRKVYATILKNWLKADSSKVLGWKDGIYDFV from the coding sequence ATGTTAATCAAAAGAAGAGAATTCCTTAAGATAAGTTCACTGGCTACCGCTTCTATGCTGATGCCCAATTTCTTAAAAGCCATGACCCTGGACGAAGCTCTGAATCCCAATCAGAATATTCTGGTAGTTCTTCAGTTTACTGGTGGAAACGATGGGTTGAATACCATCATTCCAGCTAAAAATGATATTTATTTCAGGGAAAGAAAAACACTTGCCATTCAGGATTCAATACCATTGACTGATGAGGCAGGAATCAATCCGTCTCTCTCCTATTTTAAAGAGCTCTTTGACCATGGGGAGCTTTCTGTAATGAATAATGTAGGATATCCCAACCCCGACAAATCTCATTTCCGAAGTATGGATATCTGGCAGTCGGCAAGCAGAAGTGATCAGTTTCTGGAAACAGGCTGGCTGGGGCGTTTTCTGGACGAAGAATGCTATCGCTGTGACCATCCTACCCAGGCACTGGAAGTAGATGATATGCTAAGCTTAGCTTTAAAAGGAGAAAATAATAAAGCTTTTGCCTTTAAAGACCCTAAAAGACTCTACCAAACCAGTCAGGAAAAGTATTTTAAATCTCTCTATGACCATCATCACGACGATGAAACAGTTTCTTATCTTTATCAGACTTTAGGTTCAACAATCAATAATGCTGATTATATTTTTGAGAAAAGCAAAGCCAAAAAGACAGAACAGATTTATCCTAATTCCCAGTTGGGAAAAGACTTTAAGACCGTTGCATCTTTAATAAAATCCGACATCAATACGCAGGTTTACTATCTTTCCATTGGAAGTTTTGACACCCATGTCAATCAGAATGACAGGCAAAAGAAGTTATTCAATGACATCAATGAAGCTGTAAAATCATTTGTTACCGATATGAAAAGCAATGGTCTTTTCAATAATATCCTGCTGATGACATTTTCAGAATTCGGACGCCGTGTTGCACAGAATGCCAGTAACGGAACGGATCACGGAACAGCCAATCAGATGTTTTTTATAAGCGGAAACCTTAAAAAGAAAGGCATACTAAATGCTCTTCCTGATTTACAGAATCTGAATGAGGGCGACCTGATCTACAAAGAAGATTTCAGAAAAGTATATGCAACGATCCTGAAAAACTGGCTTAAAGCAGACTCTTCTAAAGTATTGGGATGGAAAGATGGGATTTATGATTTTGTGTAA